Proteins co-encoded in one Armatimonadota bacterium genomic window:
- the fdhD gene encoding formate dehydrogenase accessory sulfurtransferase FdhD: MDARPSSKTRLDLIEVEAGRRRSRTDLVVTEEPLEIRLAAGGERRTVAVTMRTPGADFELAAGFLLGEGVVAGRDAIARIAYCTDPDLDAAQQYNVVQVTLRADRLPPLQSLERHFYTTSACGVCGKASLEALRARGLRPPAGEVAVSADVLRALPGRLRQAQGLFAATGGLHAAALFTAQGDLLAVREDVGRHNALDKLVGWALLTDRLPLSAHVLLVSGRASFELVQKALAAGVPVFCAISAPSSLAVALAREFGVTLVGFLRGERFNVYAAPARVRVAPEGEPPVASDARAARGSPSDARAPRGSAGLAR; encoded by the coding sequence ATGGACGCGCGCCCATCCAGCAAGACCCGCCTCGACCTGATCGAGGTGGAGGCGGGCCGCCGCCGCTCCCGCACCGACCTGGTGGTGACCGAAGAGCCTCTCGAGATCCGCCTGGCCGCGGGCGGCGAGCGGCGCACCGTCGCCGTCACCATGCGCACGCCCGGCGCCGACTTCGAGCTGGCGGCCGGGTTCCTGCTGGGGGAAGGCGTCGTCGCCGGCCGCGACGCCATCGCCCGCATCGCCTACTGCACCGATCCCGACCTGGACGCCGCCCAGCAGTACAACGTCGTACAAGTGACGCTGCGCGCCGATCGCCTGCCGCCACTGCAGTCGCTGGAGCGGCACTTCTACACCACCAGCGCGTGCGGCGTGTGCGGGAAGGCCAGCCTGGAGGCGCTGCGGGCCCGGGGCCTGCGCCCGCCCGCCGGCGAGGTTGCGGTCAGCGCCGACGTGCTGCGCGCGCTGCCCGGCCGCCTGCGCCAGGCCCAGGGGTTGTTCGCGGCCACCGGCGGGCTGCACGCCGCCGCGCTCTTCACCGCGCAGGGCGACCTGCTGGCGGTGCGCGAGGACGTGGGCCGGCACAACGCGCTGGACAAGCTGGTCGGCTGGGCGCTGCTCACCGACAGGCTTCCGCTGTCCGCGCATGTCCTCCTGGTGAGCGGGCGCGCCAGCTTCGAGCTGGTGCAGAAGGCGCTCGCCGCGGGCGTGCCCGTCTTCTGCGCCATCTCGGCGCCCAGCAGCCTGGCGGTGGCGCTGGCCCGCGAGTTCGGGGTGACCCTGGTGGGCTTCCTGCGGGGCGAGCGGTTCAACGTGTACGCGGCGCCGGCGCGGGTGCGCGTGGCGCCCGAGGGCGAGCCGCCGGTCGCGAGCGATGCCCGGGCCGCCCGCGGGTCCCCGAGCGATGCCCGCGCCCCCCGTGGATCCGCCGGGCTCGCGCGGTAG
- a CDS encoding molybdenum cofactor guanylyltransferase translates to MCPTRPAGIGAARGCAGGPLKDTHSLWNAGIVLAGGRSRRLGVDKAALRLGDETLLARAVRRLAAVCRPVIVVAASAPAARALLASVATPRESQVAVVADRWPEAGPLGGLATGLRFLEGAPGEPAGGEAALAAVVAVDMPFVAPAVLARLIAIARAGGQDAVVPVVGGRAQPLCAVYAARVASVAEDLLSGPRRAMHALLDALGSRVAYVSEEVLRADDPELHSFFNINTPDDLVRAREIAAE, encoded by the coding sequence ATGTGCCCCACGCGGCCCGCCGGGATCGGTGCCGCGCGCGGGTGTGCCGGGGGACCGCTGAAGGACACCCACTCGCTCTGGAACGCAGGCATCGTGCTCGCCGGCGGCCGCAGCCGACGCCTGGGCGTCGACAAGGCGGCGTTGCGCCTGGGCGACGAGACGCTGCTGGCGCGGGCGGTGCGGCGCCTGGCGGCGGTCTGTCGGCCCGTGATCGTGGTGGCGGCGTCGGCGCCGGCGGCCCGTGCCCTGCTCGCCTCCGTGGCAACGCCGCGCGAGAGCCAGGTCGCGGTCGTCGCCGACCGGTGGCCCGAGGCGGGGCCGCTGGGAGGGCTGGCGACCGGGCTGCGCTTCCTGGAAGGTGCGCCGGGCGAGCCCGCCGGGGGGGAGGCTGCGCTGGCGGCGGTGGTTGCGGTCGACATGCCCTTCGTCGCGCCGGCGGTGCTCGCCCGCCTCATCGCGATCGCCCGGGCCGGGGGCCAGGATGCGGTGGTGCCCGTGGTGGGCGGACGGGCGCAGCCGCTGTGCGCGGTGTATGCGGCGCGCGTGGCCTCGGTGGCCGAAGACCTGCTGTCCGGGCCCCGGCGCGCGATGCACGCCCTGCTGGACGCCCTGGGCTCGCGCGTGGCCTACGTGTCCGAGGAGGTGCTCAGGGCAGACGACCCCGAGCTGCACAGTTTCTTCAACATCAATACGCCAGACGATCTGGTGCGCGCGAGGGAGATCGCCGCGGAGTAG
- a CDS encoding FdhF/YdeP family oxidoreductase, which produces MRWTPALWASRRPFGLGEQRPNNYLEIWRALWENRGALPYAWRILTQGVCDGCALGTSGLRDWTLPGVHLCNVRLRLLRLNTAPALDIRLLADVGRLRGRPAHALRALGRLPYPMIRRRGEAGFRRVAWDEALDLVAARIRTAGPERLGVYLTSRGVPNETYYAAQKAVRAMGTNAIDNAARVCHAPSTFGLKQALGVAASTCSYTDWIGTDLLVFIGSNVANNQPVAMKYLHYARKAGTRVVCVNPYREPGMARYWVPSVLESALFGTTITDRFFLVNVGGDVAFLNGALKWMLARGWVDRAFVDGHTTGFPELAAALAAQPWEALERASGASREEMLAFAELVGTARTAVFVWSMGVTQHEHGEDNVRAIVNLALARGFVGRPHCGLMPIRGHSGVQGGAEMGAYATVFPGGLPITPEHARRFAALWGFPVPATPGLTAPQMIDAAAEGRLEVLVSVGGNFLEVLPDPRYVRAALERVPVRVHLDIVLSTQMLLEPGDVVVLLPAATRYETPGGVTQTTTERRVIFSPEVPGPRIGEARPEWEVFMDLARRVRPEWADRLTFRDTAAIREEIARAVPFYDGIQRLRRAGDQFQYGGPHLCAGWTFPTADGRAHFAVVTPPVVEVPAGQFLLATRRGKQFNSIVHERTDALTGAGRDAVFMHPTDAARLGLAEGAPVVVRSAAGELRGRVRLAPVKPGNLEVHWPEGNVLLDRRRRSREAGIPDYNAVVTVTPAAVAQPAAAAAGVASVATNPHGDPVVQRVQPVTAPVDAAPVDAAPVDVAPGARAPQA; this is translated from the coding sequence ATGCGGTGGACCCCGGCGCTGTGGGCGAGCCGCCGGCCGTTCGGGCTCGGCGAGCAGCGCCCCAACAACTACCTGGAGATCTGGCGGGCGCTGTGGGAGAACCGCGGCGCGCTGCCCTACGCGTGGCGCATCCTCACGCAGGGCGTCTGCGACGGGTGCGCGCTCGGCACCAGCGGGCTGCGCGACTGGACCCTGCCCGGCGTGCACCTGTGCAACGTCCGCCTGCGGCTGCTGCGGCTGAACACCGCCCCGGCCCTCGACATCCGGCTGCTGGCCGACGTGGGCCGCCTGCGCGGGCGTCCCGCCCATGCGCTGCGCGCGCTGGGCCGGCTCCCCTACCCGATGATCCGGCGCCGTGGCGAGGCCGGCTTCCGACGCGTCGCCTGGGACGAGGCCCTCGACCTGGTCGCGGCCCGCATCCGCACGGCCGGACCCGAGCGGCTGGGCGTCTACCTCACCAGCCGGGGGGTGCCCAACGAGACCTACTACGCGGCGCAGAAGGCGGTGCGCGCCATGGGCACCAACGCCATCGACAACGCCGCCCGCGTCTGCCACGCGCCCTCCACGTTCGGGCTCAAGCAGGCCCTGGGCGTGGCGGCGTCCACCTGCTCGTACACCGACTGGATCGGCACCGACCTGCTGGTGTTCATCGGGTCCAACGTGGCCAACAACCAGCCGGTGGCCATGAAGTACCTGCACTACGCGCGCAAGGCCGGCACGCGGGTCGTGTGCGTCAACCCCTACCGCGAGCCCGGCATGGCGCGCTACTGGGTCCCGTCGGTGCTCGAGAGCGCGCTGTTCGGCACGACGATCACCGACCGCTTCTTCCTGGTGAACGTGGGCGGCGACGTCGCCTTCCTCAACGGCGCCCTCAAGTGGATGCTCGCCCGCGGCTGGGTCGACCGCGCGTTCGTCGACGGGCACACCACCGGCTTCCCCGAGCTGGCAGCAGCCCTGGCCGCGCAGCCGTGGGAGGCGCTCGAGCGCGCCAGCGGCGCCTCGCGCGAGGAGATGCTGGCGTTCGCCGAGCTGGTGGGCACCGCCCGCACCGCCGTGTTCGTCTGGTCGATGGGCGTCACGCAGCACGAACACGGCGAGGACAACGTGCGGGCCATCGTGAACCTGGCCCTCGCCCGCGGCTTCGTGGGACGGCCGCACTGCGGGCTGATGCCCATCCGCGGCCACTCCGGCGTGCAGGGGGGCGCCGAGATGGGCGCCTACGCCACGGTCTTCCCCGGCGGGCTGCCCATCACGCCCGAGCACGCCCGGCGGTTCGCCGCGCTGTGGGGCTTCCCGGTGCCGGCGACGCCCGGGCTGACCGCGCCCCAGATGATCGACGCCGCTGCCGAGGGCCGCCTCGAGGTGCTCGTGTCGGTGGGCGGGAACTTCCTCGAGGTGCTGCCCGACCCGCGCTACGTGCGGGCGGCGCTGGAGCGCGTGCCGGTGCGGGTGCACCTGGACATCGTGCTCTCCACGCAGATGCTGCTCGAGCCCGGCGACGTGGTCGTCCTGCTGCCGGCGGCGACCCGCTACGAGACGCCGGGCGGGGTGACCCAGACCACGACCGAGCGGCGGGTGATCTTCAGCCCCGAGGTCCCGGGGCCCCGCATCGGCGAGGCGCGGCCCGAGTGGGAGGTGTTCATGGACCTCGCGCGGCGCGTGCGCCCCGAGTGGGCCGATCGCCTGACCTTCCGCGACACCGCGGCGATCCGCGAGGAGATCGCCCGGGCCGTGCCCTTCTACGACGGCATCCAGCGGCTGCGCCGCGCCGGCGACCAGTTCCAGTACGGCGGGCCGCACCTGTGCGCCGGCTGGACCTTTCCCACGGCCGACGGCCGGGCGCACTTCGCCGTGGTGACGCCCCCGGTGGTGGAGGTGCCCGCCGGGCAGTTCCTGCTGGCCACCCGCCGGGGCAAGCAGTTCAACAGCATCGTGCACGAGCGCACCGACGCCCTCACCGGGGCCGGACGCGACGCCGTCTTCATGCACCCCACCGACGCCGCGCGCCTGGGCCTGGCCGAGGGCGCGCCGGTGGTCGTACGCAGCGCCGCCGGCGAACTGCGCGGCCGCGTGCGGCTGGCGCCGGTGAAACCCGGCAACCTCGAGGTGCACTGGCCCGAGGGCAACGTGCTGCTCGACCGGCGGCGACGGTCGCGCGAAGCGGGCATCCCCGACTACAACGCGGTGGTCACGGTGACGCCCGCCGCGGTGGCGCAGCCGGCCGCCGCGGCGGCGGGGGTTGCGTCGGTTGCCACGAACCCGCACGGCGACCCCGTGGTGCAGCGGGTGCAGCCGGTCACCGCGCCGGTGGACGCCGCACCGGTTGATGCCGCACCGGTGGATGTCGCGCCGGGCGCCAGGGCGCCCCAGGCGTAG
- a CDS encoding prepilin-type N-terminal cleavage/methylation domain-containing protein, whose translation MSNRSPRAPANGGHAARRTESGLTLLELVTVLAIIGILLAIAVPRYLAARRNALIAEANHILQEVKTLAWAYYQQHESWEGIDTSNVQARLGFTPAPSSCWTYSVEAATDTQIQVKATGASPPIECAPALGVTITLTLNSDGSSQRVQALP comes from the coding sequence GTGTCCAACCGCTCTCCGCGGGCGCCCGCCAACGGAGGGCACGCCGCCAGGCGCACCGAGAGCGGCTTGACGCTGCTCGAGCTCGTCACGGTCCTGGCCATTATCGGTATCCTGCTGGCCATCGCGGTGCCGCGGTACCTGGCGGCGCGCCGCAACGCACTGATCGCCGAGGCGAACCACATCCTGCAGGAAGTGAAGACCCTGGCCTGGGCCTACTACCAGCAGCACGAGTCATGGGAGGGGATCGACACCAGCAACGTGCAGGCCCGCCTGGGCTTCACCCCGGCGCCATCGTCGTGCTGGACCTATAGCGTGGAGGCAGCGACGGACACTCAGATCCAGGTTAAGGCCACGGGCGCCTCACCGCCCATCGAGTGTGCGCCCGCGCTTGGCGTGACGATCACGTTGACCCTCAACAGTGACGGGTCCTCGCAGCGGGTCCAGGCGCTGCCCTAG
- a CDS encoding Rdx family protein: protein MPERITVRIEYCAEUGYEGHAARVAEELLGEHADRIASVVIVPSSGGRFAIFAGRRTIFNKASAGRFPQPGEAARLLAEAL from the coding sequence ATGCCCGAGCGCATTACGGTGCGCATCGAGTACTGCGCGGAATGAGGGTACGAAGGACACGCCGCCCGTGTGGCGGAGGAGCTGCTCGGCGAGCACGCGGACCGCATCGCGTCGGTGGTGATCGTCCCGTCGTCGGGTGGGCGGTTCGCCATCTTCGCCGGCAGGCGCACGATCTTCAACAAGGCCAGCGCCGGCCGGTTTCCTCAGCCCGGCGAGGCAGCGCGCCTGCTGGCTGAAGCCCTGTGA